One stretch of Podospora pseudoanserina strain CBS 124.78 chromosome 4, whole genome shotgun sequence DNA includes these proteins:
- a CDS encoding hypothetical protein (COG:U; COG:Y; EggNog:ENOG503NVCC; antiSMASH:Cluster_5): protein MDKETLVGLLVDSQVPDTQRVKAVTAELQQNYFKDPQSLLLLIEIVATHEDPNVRQLASVQAARLAVKHWEKVAAEQKGQVREALVQAVMREQLARARHAESRLVAAIAALDLEDGQWPDLVPSLLNLGANADVTQREIGSFIIMSVLEENPVAFADDMMKLLELFSHTLRDSASAEVRINSMMSVGAMLMLFEPLEDEESVAKLQTLIPAMVDVLKDAVTAQDDEKITNAFEVFQQFLAYESALLGNYLRDLVQFMVDLAANKQADDDVRSQAISFLVQTVRYRRMKIQGMKGMGEQLTQKSLLILTEIDDDEDEDEMSPARSALSLLDALSSDLPPRQVIVPLLDALPQMTSHAEPGFRKAGVLALGNVVEGSPDFVASQIESIMPSVIALLNDNDVGVRHTALIGLAHLADEIAEELIPFNEAIMTGLVKNLQAATAETQDQSLAKKNIEIIRSVCGALDAMSDALESDFMKQYSGELIGLIGGLINHDNHKVKIAASGALGAIAESLGSDFKPSFETIVRALAPYLQIKSSEDDLAVRSGVLDAMARMAVSVGAEAFQPYVVDIMQSSHEGLHLDNTRLRESSFILWSSLAKVYGKEFAPFLPDVFQALFNSLQLEEEEMVLKLSEEEKGIVGTDDDIIAAGKKIKIKDLEDEESFMEEDDDDDEWDEIGVSLEALEKEVALEILGDLLTHACGPAEIAQYLEKSIEMVAPLAEHSYEGCRKCAISTLWRAYARVWQLMEQETGSSWEPGLPLKQAPTQTIVKLGEIVTKATSAIWQQEADRSVVTDINRNVAATLKTCGPAIIADNVFLTETITAVGAIITRSHPCQQDLGDDDEEQEVLGSSEYDWLVIDTALDVVIGLAIALGPDFNELWKIFEKPILKFAGSEAENIERSTGVGVIAECASNMGETVTPYTEKLLKLLLKRLSDTDQETKSNAAYAVGQLIFSSTASNIYLPHYQTILQKLEPMLQIPEARIKDNAAGCLCRMIMAHADQVPLPHVLPALVGLLPLKEDFEENTPVYQCISKLFELNEPTIQGLAPQLIPVFEAVLSPPADQLDDETREIVRHMVQGLFKLNQGLFNNHPTVLQLAGLA, encoded by the exons ATGGACAAGGAAACGTTGGTGGGCCTCCTCGTGGACTCACAAGTCC CCGATACCCAGAGAGTCAAGGCCGTCACGGCTGAGCTCCAACAAAACTACTTCAAAGACCCCCAgtcgctcctcctcctgatcGAGATTGTTGCGACACACGAGGACCCCAATGTTCGGCAGCTCGCCTCGGTCCAGGCCGCCCGCCTGGCCGTCAAGCACTGGGAAAAGGTCGCCGCAGAGCAGAAGGGCCAGGTCCGCGAGGCTCTCGTCCAGGCTGTCATGAGAGAGCAGCTCGCCAGAGCCCGCCATGCCGAGTCCCGTCTCGTCGCCGCCATCGCTGCCCTTGATCTGGAGGATGGCCAGTGGCCCGACCTGGTGCCTTCGCTGCTCAACTTGGGCGCCAACGCCGATGTCACACAGCGCGAGATTGgctccttcatcatcatgagtGTTCTCGAGGAGAACCCAGTCGCGTTTGCCGACGACATGATGAAGTTGCTCGAGCTTTTCAGCCATACCCTCCGCGACTCGGCCAGCGCAGAGGTTCGCATCAACAGCATGATGTCGGTTGGCGCTATGCTCATGCTCTTCGAGCcactcgaggatgaggagagcgTCGCCAAGCTCCAGACCCTCATCCCCGCCATGGTGGATGTGCTCAAGGATGCTGTCACGGCCCAGGACGATGAGAAGATAACCAACGCCTTCGAGGTCTTCCAGCAATTCCTGGCTTATGAGTCCGCGTTACTTGGCAATTATCTCAGGGACCTGGTCCAGTTCATGGTCGATCTCGCGGCCAACAAGCAGGCGGACGATGACGTTCGCTCCCAGGCCATCTCCTTCCTGGTTCAGACTGTTCGCTACCGCCGCATGAAGATCCAAGGCATGAAGGGCATGGGCGAGCAGCTCACACAAAAGAGCTTGTTGATCCTCACCGAGattgacgatgacgaggatgaggacgagatGTCCCCTGCCCGCTCTGCTCTCTCCTTGTTGGACGCACTGTCGAGtgatctccctcctcgccaagtCATTGTCCCTCTGCTTGATGCGCTTCCACAGATGACCAGCCACGCCGAGCCAGGGTTCAGAAAGGCCGgtgtccttgcccttggcaaCGTGGTCGAGGGTTCCCCGGATTTCGTCGCCTCCCAGATCGAGTCCATCATGCCATCTGTCATCGCCCTCCTGAACGATAACGATGTCGGCGTTCGTCACACGGCCTTGATTGGCCTTGCCCACCTTGCCGACGAGATTGCCGAGGAGCTTATTCCCTTCAACGAGGCTATCATGACCGGTCTAGTCAAGAACCTCCAGGCTGCCACTGCCGAGACTCAGGACCAGTCTCTTGCCAAGAAGAATATCGAGATCATCCGCTCCGTTTGCGGTGCTCTTGATGCCATGTCTGACGCCCTCGAATCCGACTTCATGAAGCAATACTCTGGTGAGCTTATTGGCCTCATCGGCGGTCTTATCAACCACGACAATCACAAGGTCAAGATCGCTGCCTCTGGCGCCCTGGGTGCCATTGCCGAGTCTCTGGGCTCCGACTTCAAGCCTTCATTCGAGACGATTGTCCGTGCTCTTGCCCCTTACCTCCAGATCAAGAGCTCCGAGGATGACTTGGCTGTGCGCAGTGGTGTCTTGGATGCCATGGCTCGCATGGCGGTATCCGTCGGTGCCGAGGCTTTCCAACCATATGTGGTGGACATCATGCAGTCAAGCCACGAGGGACTCCACCTCGATAACACCCGCCTCAGGGAGTCCAGCTTCATTCTCTGGAGCAGCTTGGCCAAGGTCTACGGAAAGGAGTTTGCGCCCTTCTTGCCTGACGTTTTCCAGGCCCTTTTCAACAGCCTccagttggaggaggaggaaatggTCCTCAAGCTgagcgaggaagagaagggaatTGTCGGCACCGATGACGACATCATCGCCGCTGGtaagaagatcaagatcaaggatctcgaggatgaggagagcttcatggaggaagacgatgatgacgatgagtGGGACGAGATTGGTGTTTCTCTCGAggcgctggagaaggaggttgctcTTGAGATCCTCGGTGACCTGCTCACCCACGCTTGCGGCCCTGCCGAGATTGCCCAATACCTCGAGAAGTCGATCGAGATGGTCGCCCCTCTCGCCGAGCACTCGTACGAGGGCTGCCGCAAGTGCGCTATTTCCACCTTGTGGCGTGCGTATGCGCGTGTCTGGCAGCTCATGGAGCAGGAGACTGGCAGCAGCTGGGAGCCCGGTCTTCCCCTCAAGCAGGCCCCCACCCAAACCATTGTCAAGCTTGGGGAGATTGTCACCAAGGCCACCAGCGCCATTTGGCAGCAAGAAGCCGACCG GTCTGTTGTTACCGACATCAACCGTAATGTTGCGGCCACTCTCAAGACCTGTGGACCGGCTATTATTGCCGACAACGTCTTCCTGACCGAGACCATCACTGCTGTTggtgccatcatcactcgCTCCCACCCCTGCCAGCAGGATCttggcgatgacgacgaggagcaggaggtgCTGGGTTCATCCGAGTACGACTGGCTTGTTATTGACACGGCCCTTGACGTCGTGATTGGCCTTGCTATTGCCCTCGGCCCTGACTTCAACGAGCTCTGGAAGATCTTCGAGAAGCCCATCCTCAAGTTCGCCGGTTCCGAGGCCGAGAACATTGAGAGGTCCACCGGCGTCGGCGTCATTGCTGAGTGCGCTTCCAACATGGGCGAGACTGTTACCCCCTACACCGAGAAGCTCCTGAAGCTGCTTCTCAAGCGTTTGTCGGATACGGACCAGGAGACCAAGAGTAATGCTGCGTATGCTGTTGGACAGCTCATCTTCAGTTCCACTGCTTCCAACATCTACCTTCCTCACTACCAGACCATTCTCCAAAAGCTTGAGCCCATGCTCCAGATCCCTGAGGCTCGCATCAAGGACAATGCCGCTGGCTGCCTCTGCCGCATGATCATGGCTCACGCTGACCAggtccctcttcctcacgTCCTCCCTGCTCTTGTCGGTCTCCTGCCGCTGAAggaggactttgaggagAACACGCCTGTCTACCAGTGCATCAGCAAGTTGTTTGAGCTGAACGAGCCTACCATCCAAGGCCTCGCCCCCCAGCTTATTCCCGTGTTTGAGGCTGTCCTCAGCCCTCCCGCGGATCAGCTCGACGACGAGACCCGCGAGATTGTTCGCCACATGGTCCAAGGACTGTTCAAGCTCAACCAGGGACTGTTTAACAACCACCCAACCGTTTTGCAGTTGGCTGGTCTCGCTTGA
- a CDS encoding putative NRPS-like protein biosynthetic cluster (EggNog:ENOG503NTWI; SMCOG1002:AMP-dependent synthetase and ligase; antiSMASH:Cluster_5; COG:Q), whose amino-acid sequence MLSPTVLVDRLAVDKPDDVWAKIPVTPFQGEAGWEDITFSLLKNAVDATSDFIVRKFGPGETEEVLAYMGINDIRYPFVILGALKAGYRTLSPSPRNSKQGNLALLRTTKCSKFLCSGEFFSHIAKLSTSMPSLQMLQIPTVDELLMPFTPASTTPKGRASYSDHETLIILHTSGTTGLPKPIHIKAGVFSTFETITSIPTPPGRTSTHCSLLLTRLVLSVTPFFHIFGINFLLRALHYQKPIVLLPADKPPTAELILECIVKTKPSALASAPSMIEDICRLPTGLSVLSTLDFVFYGGAPLAEACGNQISEVTSLYNGIGSTEAFFMPTLRLKDPKDWQYFEWNLEAGMVMEPTEENPNLAEAVIKRRPDGKYQFAFWNFPELQEWRTHDLFEEHPIKKGLWKFVGRLDDIIVLSNGEKVNPVAFEKIVDGHPWVQGALMLGAGHFQAGILIEPSKNHQGDDKDEFIDKIWPVIEEANAEYPAYARVWRSTIMLTKPEKPFKRASKGSMMRQATCKLYETEIEQLYKTQEMAVEESDAAGQSNDDVQELVRKTVRSVLGSRAARLTDDANIFQLGADSLQALQLSRILTSSRLKCNAKTVYDNPTVAQLAKAVSASKKDQSPENAVSREERMSAMIYRHSRFPKLASPPSPPKSPPATFNVLLIGSTGSLGSYILKELLDTPDISQIFCLNRSVNARERQQKSFDDRGLGSISPSRVQYFTGETSAPNFGLEFPHDFASLQQQTDMIIINAWPVNFNSTLEAFEPVIAGTKQCADFSSGSPRKPHIVFISSVASILNWAAVRHIPEDGSEIIIGEDWDPDNSLPAKQGYGESKHVAASILSNALHAGHINSVAVLRVGQLAGAAEKSGVWNRQEWLPSLLKTSTATLHLPSSLPSPIDWVPTDLAARAVVDLSLSSYHRSTATVQTFNLVNPHTISWSFLVPGIQEFYSPTRNIRIIPYTDWVDELKRISPTATDEQIEQMPALKLLDFFEGLNKAPAASTGGEERKQVEVRFATGHAVAKSKAMAGMGAINGRMMRKWMEEWGF is encoded by the exons ATGTTGTCCCCTACCGTCCTTGTCGACCGTCTGGCCGTAGACAAACCGGACGACGTGTGGGCCAAAATCCCCGTGACTCCATTCCAAGGTGAAGCCGGCTGGGAGGACATCACCTtttccctcctcaaaaaTGCCGTCGACGCGACGTCTGATTTCATCGTCCGGAAATTTGGGCCAGGAGAGACTGAGGAGGTGCTTGCTTACATGGGTATTAATGATATCCGGTACCCCTTTGTCATTCTCGGCGCCCTCAAGGCAGGCTACAGGACCCTTTCACCGTCACCCCGTAACTCAAAACAGGGGAACTTGGCGCTCCTCAGGACAACAAAATGCTCAAAGTTTCTTTGCTCGGGGGAATTCTTTTCTCATATCGCCAAGCTGTCGACATCCATGCCGAGCCTCCAAATGCTCCAGATCCCAACCGTCGACGAACTTCTCATGCCGTTCACCCCCGCTTCGACAACTCCAAAGGGACGGGCTAGCTACTCAGACCATGAGACTCTCATAATCCTCCACACAAGCGGCACAACCGGCCTCCCCAAGCCCATCCACATCAAGGCCGGCGTCTTTTCCACCTTTGAGACGATCACATCGATCCCCACCCCGCCAGGCCGCACCAGCACCCACtgttctctcctcctcacccgcctCGTCTTATCCGTGACTCCCTTTTTCCACATCTTTGGCATaaacttcctcctccgtgCCCTCCACTACCAAAAGcccatcgtcctcctcccagccGACAAGCCACCCACAGCGGAGCTTATCCTGGAATGTATCGTCAAGACCAAGCCCAGCGCCCTTGCCTCGGCCCCTTCTATGATAGAGGACATCTGCCGCCTCCCGACTGGCCTCTCCGTCCTCTCCACTCTGGACTTTGTGTTTTACGGTGGCGCCCCTCTGGCAGAAGCGTGCGGGAACCAAATCTCAGAGGTGACTTCCCTCTACAACGGCATCGGATCCACcgaggccttcttcatgCCTACGCTCCGGCTCAAAGACCCCAAAGACTGGCAGTATTTCGAGTGGAACCTAGAGGCTGGCATGGTGATGGAGCCGACGGAGGAGAACCCCAACTTGGCAGAGGCGGTGATCAAGCGGCGTCCAGATGGCAAGTACCAGTTTGCCTTTTGGAACTTTCCGGAATTGCAAGAATGGCGGACTCATGACCTGTTTGAGGAGCATCCCATCAAGAAGGGGCTGTGGAAGTTCGTCGGGAGGCTGGATGATATCATTGTCTTGAGTAACGGAGAAAAGGTCAACCCGGTGGCGTTTGAGAAGATTGTTGATGGCCATCCGTGGGTTCAGGGGGCTTTGATGCTTGGCGCGGGACATTTCCAAGCAGGGATACTGATTGAGCCATCAAAGAATCATCAGGGTGATGACAAGGACGAGTTTATCGACAAGATCTGGCCGGTGATCGAGGAGGCCAACGCCGAGTATCCTGCGTATGCGAGAGTGTGGAGGTCAACAATTATGTTGACCAAGCCAGAAAAGCCGTTCAAACGAGCTTCCAAAGGCTCCATGATGAGACAGGCGACGTGTAAGCTGTACGAAACCGAGATCGAGCAGCTTTACAAGACACAGGAAATGGCCGTCGAGGAATCTGATGCAGCAGGCCAAAGCAATGATGATGTTCAAGAACTTGTTCGGAAAACCGTCCGCTCTGTCCTCGGAAGTCGGGCGGCAAGGCTGACTGATGATGCCAATATTTTCCAACTGGGCGCCGACTCGTTGCAGGCATTGCAGCTTAGCCGTATCTTGACTTCGTCTCGCCTTAAATGCAACGCCAAAACAGTCTATGACAATCCGACTGTCGCCCAGTTAGCAAAGGCAGTCAGTGCTTCTAAAAAAGACCAAAGCCCTGAGAATGCGGTCTCCCGCGAAGAGCGCATGTCAGCCATGATCTACCGCCACTCGCGCTTCCCGAAGTTggcatcacccccctcacctcccaagtCACCGCCCGCAACCTTCaacgtcctcctcatcggctcGACCGGATCGTTGGGAAGTTACATTCTCAAAGAGCTCCTAGACACACCGGACATATCCCAGATCTTCTGCCTCAATCGCTCTGTGAACGCCCGAGAGCGTCAACAAAAGTCCTTTGACGATCGTGGTCTTGGTtccatctccccatcccgaGTCCAGTACTTCACAGGTGAAACCTCGGCGCCCAACTTTGGCCTCGAGTTCCCTCATGACTTCGCCTCtctccagcagcaaaccgacatgatcatcatcaatgcCTGGCCCGtcaacttcaacagcacACTCGAGGCTTTTGAGCCCGTCATCGCCGGCACAAAGCAGTGCGCCGACTTTTCTTCAGGCTCCCCTCGCAAACCTCACATCGTgttcatctcctccgtcgCAAGCATCCTCAACTGGGCTGCCGTTCGCCACATCCCCGAAGACGGCAGCGAGATCATCATCGGCGAAGACTGGGACCCGGACAACAGCCTCCCGGCCAAACAGGGATATGGCGAGTCAAAACACGTCGCGGCATCCATCTTATCCAACGCCCTCCACGCAGGCCACATCAACTCGGTCGCCGTCCTCCGAGTCGGCCAGCTCGCCGGAGCAGCTGAAAAGTCCGGTGTTTGGAACCGACAAG AAtggctcccctccctcctcaaaacctccaccgcaaccctccacctcccctcctccctcccctcccccatcgaCTGGGTCCCCACCGACCTCGCCGCCCGCGCCGTCGTcgacctctccctctcctcctaTCACcgctccaccgccaccgtccaaaccttcaacctcgtcaaCCCCCACACAATCTCCTGGTCCTTCCTCGTCCCCGGAATCCAAGAGTTCTACTCTCCCACCCGCAACATCAGAATAATCCCCTATACCGACTGGGTCGACGAGCTGAAGCGCATTAGCCCCACAGCCACCGATGAGCAGATCGAGCAGATGCCCGCGTTGAAACTCCTCGACTTCTTCGAGGGACTAAACAAGGCACCTGCTGCCAGCACAGGCGGAGAGGAGCGCAAGCAGGTCGAGGTGAGGTTCGCGACGGGACACGCCGTGGCAAAGAGCAAGGCGATGGCGGGGATGGGTGCGATCAACggtcggatgatgaggaagtgGATGGAAGAATGGGGATTTTAA
- a CDS encoding hypothetical protein (EggNog:ENOG503NXMG; CAZy:AA7; SMCOG1138:FAD linked oxidase domain protein; antiSMASH:Cluster_5; COG:C), protein MPLCCRLCFSWDSSGGGGTTPIKADIVGSVSSSLPDSFTHNPFSGLNMVTVNLRATTVAAVLTVLADQTTATCPSRFSWENNVLTKAAINSTNNAELFDFGPVEGTPASSKIIGGIPRPRCKTFPGDPLWPSNSVWNLLNLTLGGALIKTVPLAAPCYSDWPQYDAAQCEYVKTNWNRPQLHVEDPTSAMFPLWQGQTCMPLDHPSQIYDNCTLGGYASYSVAVTKVSQIQLALNFARATNIRLVVKNTGHDFADKSMGAGSLSIWTHKLKDIQYIPDYTCNGHSGPALKLGSGVETEEVYQAAEAHNVTVVGGECRTVGMAGGYIAGGGHSPMSSLVGMGADQVLSLDVVLPNGRFVTASQSSYPDLFWALRGGGGSTYGVVTSVTVKAYPQIPVSTLGFVFGTSPNVTADTFWAGVEAYTTYFDTFTAVGAYGYWLIVNIGPGQFFFSMNPLWGGNMTLAQFQPLIQPFLDDLANLGISIDPVWNEYPSLYQAHSGTFPPENVGGADNRAASRLFPKDNFINPTKRNETMAAVRYAVEAGGILIGYNIRAAPNSAVNQTNSVNPAWRETTGFFILAAAWPADASPAVIQAQSNILTNDWMARWRQVSPGAGSYLSEGDINEPNWQQSFYGSHYPRLLQLKKKYDPTGLFYAHTAVGSEDWEVEGQLPGLPTQNGRLCKKP, encoded by the coding sequence ATGCCATTGTGCTGCAGGTTGTGCTTTAGCTGGGATTCTTCGGGCGGAGGGGGGACAACTCCTATAAAGGCCGACATCGTTGGTTCGGTGAGTTCATCCCTCCCTGATAGCTTCACTCATAATCCTTTCAGCGGCCTCAACATGGTCACAGTCAACCTCCGGGCGACAACTGTCGCAGCTGTACTGACTGTTCTAGCTGACCAAACGACGGCAACATGCCCCTCCCGTTTCTCCTGGGAGAACAATGTCTTGACCAAAGcggccatcaacagcaccaacaacgcAGAGCTCTTTGACTTTGGTCCCGTCGAGGGCACGCCGGCGAGCTCCAAAATCATCGGTGGCATCCCAAGACCGAGATGCAAAACCTTCCCCGGAGATCCCCTCTGGCCATCCAACTCGGTGTggaacctcctcaacctgaCGCTCGGGGGCGCGCTCATCAAGACAGTTCCCCTCGCCGCTCCATGCTACAGCGACTGGCCTCAGTACGACGCCGCTCAGTGTGAATACGTCAAAACAAACTGGAACAGACCGCAGCTCCATGTCGAGGACCCAACTTCGGCCATGTTCCCGCTCTGGCAAGGGCAAACCTGTATGCCCTTGGATCACCCCAGCCAGATCTACGACAACTGCACCTTGGGAGGGTATGCATCCTATTCCGTCGCCGTTACCAAGGTATCCCAGATTCAGCTGGCACTCAACTTTGCTCGCGCAACCAACATCcggctggtggtgaagaacACGGGTCATGATTTCGCCGACAAGTCTATGGGTGCTGGTTCGCTGTCTATCTGGACTCACAAGCTCAAAGATATCCAGTACATTCCGGATTACACCTGCAACGGACACTCGGGGCCAGCTCTCAAGCTCGGTTCCGGGGTAGAGACAGAGGAAGTCTACCAAGCTGCCGAGGCACACAACGTCACCGTCGTTGGCGGTGAGTGCAGAACTGTGGGTATGGCGGGCGGGTATATCGCCGGAGGCGGCCACTCCCCCATGTCTTCGCTTGTAGGCATGGGTGCCGACCAAGTTCTCTCGCTCGACGTCGTACTTCCCAACGGTCGTTTCGTCACCGCCAGCCAAAGCTCGTACCCCGATCTGTTCTGGGCTCtccgaggaggcggtggcaGCACCTATGGTGTGGTCACCTCGGTGACTGTCAAGGCCTACCCTCAGATCCCCGTTTCGACTCTCGGCTTCGTCTTTGGCACCTCCCCCAATGTCACAGCGGACACTTTCTGGGCTGGTGTGGAAGCATACACAACCTATTTCGACACCTTCACTGCGGTCGGCGCCTACGGGTACTGGCTCATTGTAAATATTGGCCCGGGCCAGTTCTTCTTCAGCATGAACCCCCTGTGGGGAGGCAACATGACGCTCGCTCAATTCCAACCTCTTATCCAGCCCTTCTTGGACGACCTCGCCAATCTCGGCATTTCTATTGATCCTGTCTGGAACGAATACCCCAGCTTATACCAAGCACACTCTGGCACTTTCCCCCCAGAGAACGTGGGAGGGGCTGACAACCGCGCCGCATCTCGGCTCTTCCCAAAAGACAACTtcatcaacccaaccaaGAGGAACGAAACGATGGCTGCTGTGCGGTATGCCGTCGAGGCAGGCGGTATCTTGATTGGCTACAACATCCGTGCTGCCCCCAACTCAGCCGTGAACCAGACCAACAGTGTCAACCCCGCCTGGAGAGAGACAACCGGCTTCTTCATTCTCGCAGCTGCCTGGCCTGCCGATGCCAGCCCTGCCGTCATCCAAGCGCAGAGCAACATTTTAACGAATGACTGGATGGCGAGGTGGAGACAGGTGAGCCCAGGGGCGGGAAGCTACCTGTCCGAGGGTGATATCAATGAGCCGAACTGGCAACAGTCTTTCTACGGCTCGCACTATCCGAGACTGCTCCAACTGAAGAAGAAGTATGATCCGACTGGCTTGTTCTACGCGCATACAGCTGTCGGAAGCGAGGACTGGGAGGTAGAAGGACAGCTGCCGGGGCTGCCGACTCAGAACGGGCGTTTGTGCAAAAAGCCTTGA
- a CDS encoding hypothetical protein (EggNog:ENOG503PYG2; antiSMASH:Cluster_5), translated as MKLSLLLLGLLTAIQASPAPAPVPAPVSAIEVRSPTDLSAREKVVSRTINLSSTLVIRDDEPWPVNHRTYTRTHTLAPVIVGTKTGYTQKVTYEARVGGEIRVEVHLTLTLRPSDLSVLVNYQMLLFEGTSTSTKDLDGKIEGSRRVFKNTDGMIKNTVHNTDEGGDRAGLELKVVNAP; from the coding sequence ATGAAGCTCtcactccttctcctcggcctcctcacGGCCATCCAAGCCTCCCCAGCTCCGGCCCCGGTCCCGGCCCCAGTCTCAGCCATTGAAGTCCGCTCGCCCACCGACCTCTCCGCCCGTGAAAAGGTCGTCTCCCGCACCATCAACCTTTCCTCCACCCTCGTCATCCGCGACGACGAGCCCTGGCCGGTCAACCACAGAACATACACCCGCACCCACACCCTCGCCCCCGTCATCGTCGGCACCAAGACCGGGTACACCCAGAAAGTCACCTACGAGGCCAGAGTCGGCGGCGAGATCCGCGTCGAGGTGCACTTGACCCTGACGCTTCGCCCTTCTGACTTGTCGGTGCTTGTCAACTACCAGATGCTGCTGTTTGAGGggaccagcaccagcaccaaggATCTCGACGGGAAGATTGAGGGCTCGCGTCGGGTTTTCAAGAACACGGATGGGATGATCAAGAATACGGTGCACAACActgatgagggtggtgatcGGGCTGGGTTGGAGCTCAAGGTTGTCAATGCCCCTTGA
- a CDS encoding hypothetical protein (EggNog:ENOG503PSDN; COG:S; antiSMASH:Cluster_5) — translation MRFGLSTAYALAMVTGAWAAPSTVTARQNSPFNTAVITDFAEPWALAFLPDNRILVTEKRGQLRLVDPNTKAKGTITGVPSVRYGGQGGFGDVALHPRFSENNLVYISYAEAGTGGSGAAVARARLVLNTSGGGALQNVEVIWRQSQKVNGDGHFAHRILFDSNSTLWISSGERQQFDPAQSMTSNLGKIIRLNDDGTVAAGNPFTGTVGSQVWALGVRNPLGIDFDEQGRLWEVEMGPMGGDELNLIERGGNYGWPIVSQGNHYDGRPIPNHNTRPEFIAPKAFWNPVISPSSVIIYKGDLFRNWRGNAIISALGAQGLVRVEITGNTAREAQRISLGRRIRCVRQGSDGALWVLEDGAGGRLLKLTPR, via the coding sequence ATGAGATTCGGACTTTCTACCGCCTACGCCCTGGCGATGGTAACCGGTGCTTGGGCAGCACCATCGACCGTGACAGCTCGTCAGAACTCCCCATTCAACACGGCAGTGATCACCGACTTTGCCGAACCATGGGCTCTTGCTTTCCTGCCTGATAACCGCATCCTCGTGACCGAGAAGAGGGGCCAGCTGCGTCTTGTTGATCCaaacaccaaggccaagggcaCCATCACCGGTGTGCCTTCAGTCCGCTACGGAGGCCAGGGTGGATTCGGAGACGTCGCCCTGCACCCCCGCTTCTCTGAGAACAACCTGGTATACATCAGCTATGCCGAAGCCGGCACCGGAGGGTCTGGCGCTGCGGTTGCGCGGGCCAGGCTGGTGCTCAACaccagcggcggcggcgctcTGCAAAACGTCGAGGTCATCTGGCGCCAGTCGCAAAAGGTCAACGGCGACGGTCACTTCGCCCACCGCATCCTCTTCGACTCCAACTCTACCCTCTGGATCTCATCCGGAGAGAGGCAGCAGTTTGACCCTGCTCAGTCCATGACTTCCAACCTCGGCAAGATCATCCGCTTGAACGACGACGGAACGGTCGCGGCCGGCAACCCGTTCACTGGCACAGTCGGTAGTCAAGTCTGGGCACTGGGTGTCCGCAACCCCCTGGGCATCGACTTCGACGAGCAGGGCCGTctttgggaggttgagatgggacCGATGGGCGGTGATGAGCTCAACCTGATTGAGAGAGGCGGCAACTATGGATGGCCGATTGTGTCCCAGGGCAACCACTACGACGGCCGGCCTATCCCGAACCACAATACACGCCCCGAGTTCATTGCGCCCAAAGCCTTCTGGAACCCCGTcatctccccatccagcGTGATTATCTACAAGGGTGACCTGTTCCGCAACTGGAGGGGCAATGCCATCATCAGTGCCCTCGGAGCTCAGGGCTTGGTGCGCGTGGAGATTACCGGCAACACGGCGCGGGAGGCTCAGCGCATCTCACTCGGACGACGCATTCGCTGTGTCCGACAGGGGTCTGATGGCGCATTGTGGGTGCTGGAGGATGGTGCCGGTGGAAGACTTCTCAAGCTCACTCCCCGTTGA
- a CDS encoding hypothetical protein (EggNog:ENOG503PDKN; COG:S; antiSMASH:Cluster_5) → MKASVVTLITLLSFSTATPHKRRDGKCGGPPDPIKTCTKTLEALKWTVDDFDFHASYVFTNPAHQNSWGYVNFNVSNDVVPYTASCSASSSQLSDFFYGTVEYACTLAGTGVPAGAKVGFKFSRPAGTLEISETIDCSDKLFSVSGATTLTLSCTDVTTENPSWTPGQIYSAREIKCAPVDVTIGAGSVTAL, encoded by the exons ATGAAAGCCTCCGTCGTCACCCTTATAACGCTCCTGAGCTTCTCGACCGCCACCCCACACAAACGAAGAGATGGCAAATGCGGGGGGCCTCCAGATCCAATCAAAACGTGCACAAAGACGCTCGAGGCCTTGAAATGGACAGTCGACGACTTCGACTTCCATGCCTCTTACGTCTTCACCAACCCGGCCCACCAGAACTCGTGGGGTTATGTCAACTTCAACGTTTCCAACGATGTCGTGCCCTACACCGCTTCGTGCAGTGCTTCTAGCAGCCAGCTGTCCGACTTCTTCTATGGGACCGTCGAGTATGCGTGCACACTGGCGGGAACTGGTGTGCCGGCTGGGGCGAAGGTTGGATTCAAATTCAGCAGACCTGCTGGCACGTTGGAGATCAGTGAGACTATTGACTGCAGTGACAA GCTGTTTTCTGTGAGCGGAGCGACCACCTTAACCCTGTCATGCACCGACGTGACAACGGAGAATCCTAGCTGGACGCCTGGACAAATATACAGCGCTCGCGAGATCAAATGCGCGCCAGTTGATGTTACGATTGGAGCGGGGAGTGTGACGGCACTGTAA